The Halomonas binhaiensis nucleotide sequence TCGACCGACAAGGATTGGCAGGAATTTCGCGATGCCATCCGCCTCACCCGGGAAATCATGGCCCAGCCGGCTCTGGACGAGTACCGTGGTCGTGAAATCTCACCGGGGGCGCATATCCAGAGCGATGATGAACTGGATGCCTTCGTGCGTGAACACGCCGAAACCGCCTACCACCCTTGCGGCAGCTGTCGCATGGGTGAAGGAGATGACTGTGTCGTCGACGGCGCAGGCCACGTGCATGGTGTTGAAAATCTGCGCGTGGTGGATGCCTCGCTGTTCCCGGTCATCCCTACCGGCAACCTCAATGCACCGACGATCATGCTGGCCGAGCGCATGGCCGACAAGATCCGCGGTCGCGAAATGGCGCCTCCCAGCACTGCACCCTACTACATCGCCAACGGTGCGCCGGCACAGCAGGAGCCCATGCGCAACATCCAGCCAGAGCATGATTCCATCGGCTGACATTACACCACCATCCTGCCTATTCGGTGTTCCCTTCCAACCCCGGCTTCATGCCGGGGTTGCTGCGTGAGCCCGCCATCATTCCTTCATGTAAGGAATTCGCACCTGACTCGACTTTCCATCAAGGCCTTTTCACATCAACGGCGACAGTCGCTTCAAGGCAGCACAACCAACCGGACCTGAACATCCATTCGTTGCTGCTGCAAATGCTACAAGCGATACATGGCCTCTTTCGCCACAAAAATCTTTCCGCCCCAAGACATTATTGAGCGCATGAGAGCTCGCCATATGCATAACAACATATACACAACAAGGAGCCTTCATGAGCCAGGCCTTTCCACGACCTCTGGACTACCGCATTCTCGGCATAAGTGAATTGGCTCCTGTCATGGCCAAGGTGGCGAATGTAGCGGCAATCCTTGGTGGCAATGCCGATCACTGGCAAGCCAATGAAATCAGCGACGGCAACATGAATGCCGTCTATCGCCTGAGCGGCCCGAATGGCTCCGTCATCATCAAGCAGGCATTGCCCTATATTCGCGTCATCGGTGAAGACTGGCCATTTCCTGTCTCTCGTATCGACTACGAAGCTGAGGCCCTGGGCTGGTACAACCGATTGACGCCACATCAATCACCTCGGATGCTACATCACGACCATCAACTCGGCGTGATGGTCATGGAAGACCTCAGGCATCACAGCGTCGCTCGTCTGGCATTCATCCGGGGCCAGCAGTTTCCTGACCTGGGCGTGCAGCTGGGTGATTTTCTTGCCCACAGCCTGTTCTTCACCTCTGACTATCATCTCTCCACCCCGCAGAAGAAATCCCTGGCGGCGACCTTTTGCGGTAACGCCGTACTGTGTGAAACCAGTGAAGATGTCATTTTCACCAGCCCCTATCACCACCACCCCATGAACCGGGTGACACCCGGCACGGCATACATGGCCAGGCAGCTACGCGCCGACATCCCGTTGAAACTGGCTGCCACCCAGATGAAACAGGTCTTTCGCACACGTTCGGAGGCCCTGATACATGGCGACCTTCACACTGGATCCATCATGCTCAGGGGCAGTGACAACCGGGTCATTGATGCTGAGTGGGCATTTCATGGCCCAATGGGGTTTGATTCAGGCGTCCTGATCGGCAACTTGTTGATGGCCGCCATCAGTCAAGCGGGGCACCGCCAATCACTTCGCGAGCAAGAGGATATGAGCCATTGGCTGCTGTCCTGTATCCATCAGCTATGGCAACGTTTTACGCGACGCTTTCGCGCATTGGCCCACACGCATGCTGGCGACTTCATCACCGCAATGCATCTCGATGCGGAAAGCCTCGACATGCTGCTCGACCGACACCTGCACACAGTGCTTGCCGACAGCCTCGGTTTCGCCGGTGCCGAGATCATTCGTCGCATCATCGGCATAGCCCATGTAGAGGACTTCGAGCATATCACCAACCCATCGCTACGCGCGGAGCTCGAACAGCAAGCCCTTCAGATCGCTCGCCAATGGCTATTGAAGCGTCATGAATTTCACACGCTCGGCGATGCCCTACTCTGTGCCGAACGGCTCCTTTGCCGTCCCATCCAGGCCAGAATAAAGCAGACCTGACAATCACAAGCCCCAGCCTGATGACACGAGCCTGATGACACGAGCCCAAGGACACTACTCGTCCAATTGCAATCCTGTCGCGACCGGGGCTGCCCCAACTGACAAGGCACCGGAGGTATCTTCGCCATCGGTGCCTTGTCTCACACGTCTTTCAAATTCACTCTTGACGCACAGTCACGGCAGGCAGCGACGCCTGTGCAGACCCAGTCTGCCACAGCTTCGGCAGGAAAAACCCAACGCAGCATACCAATAGCCCCCAAGCATTTGCCCCCAGCAGCAGAGCATATTTTCCCTCTCCAATGGCCATCCATTCAGGCAGCGCGGCAAAAGCATGCAGCAGGCCAAAGGCCATGCCGGGCCAGAAGGCCAGATGGAAGCTCGCCGCTCCAGGAGAATAGCGAGCAAGGATAAATACTGGCGCCAATCCCATGACCATAGTGCCGGAAATGGTCGTTGCCTTGAGAATATCCGTGCCAGCCAGCATCGGCAGGTTACCCAGTACCGCAAATACCACCATGACAATGGCACCATTACGCCACTGCCGGGCACTGGGCAGGCGCTCGGCCAAGGCTGGAATATCACGGGCCAACGATGCTGACAGCGAGGCAAAGGTGGAATCCAGAGTCGAGCCTGCCGCAGCGATCATCAGCATCGACATCAGCAGCAATGTACCGCTTCCCAGTAACGCCGCTACAGCCGCAGGCGCATTACCATGGGTCTCGATACCCTCTACATACGCCTGGACGCCCACCAGACTGAACAGGGCAATCGCCAGGAACCCGGCCACGCCTGCGATGATAAATGCTCGCAGCATATCGCGTTCGCGATTGAGAAAGCCTCGATCCGTCAGTACGGGATCATGAAAGGGATAACTGAACACCTGCAGCATCGCTACCAGCATGAGATCGACGCCCCCCGCCAGCGTCCACTCACCGGCATGCAACAAGGGCGTTTCATTGGTGCTTGTCTGCGGCAATACCCAGAACATGACCAGTCCAAGCAGAACGACAAACAGCGCACTCTGGATAGCATCCGTGAACAGCGAACCACGCATGCCTCCCTTGAGGCTGTAAACCAGGGTAAAGCCCGTAAAGGCCAATGCTGCTGCAATGAAGCTTGTCGAACCAGGCGCACCAAAGTAGCCGCCCACCACTGCGGTATTACTCCATATCTCGTTGTATAGCCGCACCAGGATCGCCAGCGAGAAGGCCAATGCAGCAGCACGGCCATAGCGTTGCATCAGAAATGCTACAAGCCCGGTGGCGGCGAAACGGCGACGAAGATAAAGGATGACCACGCCAGCAACCGGAATCGATAACCACCAGGTCGCATAGGCCAGCCCTCCCACCAGTCCGTAGGAGGCACC carries:
- the mtnK gene encoding S-methyl-5-thioribose kinase — protein: MSQAFPRPLDYRILGISELAPVMAKVANVAAILGGNADHWQANEISDGNMNAVYRLSGPNGSVIIKQALPYIRVIGEDWPFPVSRIDYEAEALGWYNRLTPHQSPRMLHHDHQLGVMVMEDLRHHSVARLAFIRGQQFPDLGVQLGDFLAHSLFFTSDYHLSTPQKKSLAATFCGNAVLCETSEDVIFTSPYHHHPMNRVTPGTAYMARQLRADIPLKLAATQMKQVFRTRSEALIHGDLHTGSIMLRGSDNRVIDAEWAFHGPMGFDSGVLIGNLLMAAISQAGHRQSLREQEDMSHWLLSCIHQLWQRFTRRFRALAHTHAGDFITAMHLDAESLDMLLDRHLHTVLADSLGFAGAEIIRRIIGIAHVEDFEHITNPSLRAELEQQALQIARQWLLKRHEFHTLGDALLCAERLLCRPIQARIKQT
- a CDS encoding sodium:solute symporter, encoding MSTVFLMAFWGFLCVYGVLLVWLTPRASSAEGFFNGMVNGRAVSMPMLTLSVFISWIFAKSITNAANLGASYGLVGGLAYATWWLSIPVAGVVILYLRRRFAATGLVAFLMQRYGRAAALAFSLAILVRLYNEIWSNTAVVGGYFGAPGSTSFIAAALAFTGFTLVYSLKGGMRGSLFTDAIQSALFVVLLGLVMFWVLPQTSTNETPLLHAGEWTLAGGVDLMLVAMLQVFSYPFHDPVLTDRGFLNRERDMLRAFIIAGVAGFLAIALFSLVGVQAYVEGIETHGNAPAAVAALLGSGTLLLMSMLMIAAAGSTLDSTFASLSASLARDIPALAERLPSARQWRNGAIVMVVFAVLGNLPMLAGTDILKATTISGTMVMGLAPVFILARYSPGAASFHLAFWPGMAFGLLHAFAALPEWMAIGEGKYALLLGANAWGLLVCCVGFFLPKLWQTGSAQASLPAVTVRQE